From Myxococcus stipitatus, one genomic window encodes:
- a CDS encoding M23 family metallopeptidase, protein MCPTLSKLCISVVLVAVLQACRTERGARQEAAPDETTEGIRVPPGMGHYCSMTWPDNAWALAWEPSTGSDPCGNLRSQSPGGSVARAGLYSAEGMNNVVMRCEGGVGIWKGVGATPLRIAFDKAKEYDFKGCVFTAAPDALPIFDAPFPTNAPKLSHGTGFDFAQGIPLEVADYGQSGSAQATIVDHLGRDQSNRNAVDNHDGHDWGMRLGTPILAVADGIVMRARDRLVPCDSPVQKEVYLQHTVGSGEYEERFVSYYAHFHAYVVVTGQRVRKGQVIGYVGSSGCSSGPHLHLAVTRLTNTAAEYRRDYDIPRKDHPPMTSNIEPYGWAAPEGFDPWAWRYHPRGALSINLWNPQRAPMNPNF, encoded by the coding sequence ATGTGCCCAACCCTGTCGAAGCTCTGCATCAGCGTGGTGCTCGTCGCGGTCCTCCAAGCCTGTCGCACCGAGAGGGGCGCGCGTCAGGAGGCCGCCCCCGACGAGACCACCGAGGGCATCCGCGTTCCGCCGGGGATGGGGCATTACTGCAGCATGACCTGGCCCGACAACGCGTGGGCGCTGGCCTGGGAGCCCTCCACGGGTTCGGACCCCTGCGGGAACCTCCGGAGCCAGTCTCCCGGAGGCAGCGTCGCGCGCGCCGGTCTCTACTCCGCCGAGGGCATGAACAACGTGGTCATGCGGTGCGAGGGGGGCGTCGGCATCTGGAAGGGGGTGGGCGCCACGCCCCTGCGCATCGCCTTCGACAAGGCCAAGGAGTACGACTTCAAGGGGTGCGTGTTCACCGCGGCTCCGGACGCGCTGCCCATCTTCGATGCGCCCTTCCCAACGAACGCGCCGAAGCTGTCCCACGGCACCGGCTTCGACTTCGCGCAGGGAATCCCGCTCGAGGTCGCCGACTACGGCCAGTCGGGCTCGGCCCAGGCGACCATCGTGGACCACCTGGGCCGCGACCAGTCGAACAGGAATGCCGTCGACAACCACGACGGCCATGACTGGGGAATGCGCCTGGGCACACCCATCCTCGCCGTGGCGGACGGCATCGTCATGCGCGCCAGGGACCGGCTGGTGCCCTGCGACTCCCCCGTCCAGAAGGAGGTCTACCTCCAGCACACCGTCGGCTCAGGCGAATACGAGGAGCGGTTCGTGAGCTACTACGCCCACTTCCATGCCTACGTCGTCGTGACCGGGCAGCGCGTCAGGAAGGGACAGGTCATCGGCTATGTCGGCAGCTCGGGATGCTCGAGCGGCCCCCACCTGCACCTGGCCGTGACACGCCTGACGAACACCGCCGCGGAGTACCGTCGCGACTACGACATTCCACGCAAGGACCACCCGCCCATGACGAGCAACATCGAACCCTATGGCTGGGCGGCGCCGGAGGGCTTCGACCCGTGGGCGTGGCGGTACCATCCGCGCGGCGCGCTCAGCATCAACCTGTGGAACCCCCAGCGAGCGCCCATGAACCCGAACTTCTGA
- a CDS encoding LysR family transcriptional regulator — protein MTHEQLQAFLRVAQEGRLSTAAKGLGLSQSGLSRQLQSLEAELGTRLLVRTPAGTVLTDAGERFLPHARRAVDALIAGSAELGRLSGTPRGQVTLGTLHTVGAYLLPDIIPSFAKEYPEVRPRLSEGMAATLEEAVARGTLDLAIVSLPVRHADLVTQKLWEEPLMLAVPRGHRLTKAGGPVALADVVEEAWVVIPSMSGTRALEAACEARGVTPRVVLETDNAEAMRRMVEQGLGIALVPELMARKHPSYRFDAVPLVRSGLKRQVALVHRGEGYLTAAARALKSFIVETVRAMPEPWGTGKRGAATTGTRGRDKPSSV, from the coding sequence ATGACCCACGAACAGCTCCAGGCCTTCCTCCGCGTCGCCCAGGAAGGCCGCCTCTCCACCGCCGCGAAGGGGCTGGGCCTGTCCCAGTCCGGCCTGTCCCGGCAGCTCCAATCCCTGGAGGCCGAGCTCGGCACGCGCCTGCTCGTCCGCACGCCCGCGGGCACGGTGCTCACGGACGCGGGCGAGCGCTTCCTGCCTCACGCGCGCCGCGCCGTGGATGCACTCATCGCCGGCAGCGCCGAATTGGGGCGCCTGTCGGGGACACCGCGCGGGCAGGTGACGCTCGGCACGTTGCACACGGTGGGCGCATACCTCCTACCCGACATCATCCCCTCCTTCGCCAAGGAGTACCCGGAGGTGCGCCCCCGGCTGAGCGAGGGCATGGCGGCGACGCTGGAGGAGGCCGTGGCCCGCGGCACGCTGGACCTGGCCATCGTGTCGCTGCCGGTGCGCCACGCGGACCTGGTGACGCAGAAGCTGTGGGAGGAGCCGTTGATGCTGGCGGTGCCTCGCGGCCACCGGCTGACGAAGGCGGGCGGGCCGGTGGCGCTGGCGGACGTGGTGGAGGAGGCGTGGGTGGTCATCCCCAGCATGAGCGGCACGCGCGCGCTGGAGGCGGCGTGCGAGGCGCGCGGGGTGACGCCCAGGGTCGTGCTGGAGACGGACAACGCGGAGGCGATGCGCCGCATGGTGGAGCAGGGCCTGGGCATCGCGCTCGTCCCGGAGCTGATGGCGCGCAAGCACCCGTCCTACCGGTTCGACGCCGTGCCCCTGGTGAGGAGCGGGCTGAAGCGCCAGGTGGCGCTGGTCCACCGGGGCGAGGGCTATCTCACCGCGGCGGCGCGCGCGCTGAAGTCCTTCATCGTGGAGACGGTGCGCGCGATGCCGGAGCCCTGGGGAACGGGCAAGCGCGGCGCGGCCACCACCGGGACGCGGGGACGCGACAAGCCATCCTCGGTGTGA
- a CDS encoding MFS transporter produces the protein MDGSGVTVEPVASTQPGAARRMATGAVLLALVVSAFEGTVVTSAMPTITRELGGQHLYSWVFSAFLFASTVGVLISGKLADRLGRKPVFFAGMGLFLVGSALCGLADSVQGLIAFRVLQGLGAGALQPTTLTISADLYTLRERAAVQGLFTGAWGAGNAVGPLIGGWLVMHASWRWVFLVNVPVGLFAALLLYFSYRDPPRRADVRLDRWGPALAGGSAALLLFSLEPGQVGLRWACLAGAVALGTALVRQQRGSTAPLLPMELLTDRTVLCGVAGGIAGGALLYSMAAWVPLWMTEKGGQTPIVAGVALLPMLLGWSVGSSFGVKLLVRGGMRLSAGVGFAVAATGAGLLALTAALELGTLAALASLAVLGMGLGPAASTSLIGPQSRAPWHHRGIVTSSLYATRLLGGSLTVAALALARGHFAAQFALAGSLAAVVALGLFLLAPGKAALTES, from the coding sequence ATGGACGGAAGCGGCGTGACGGTGGAACCGGTGGCGTCGACCCAGCCCGGAGCGGCTCGGCGGATGGCCACGGGGGCGGTGCTGCTGGCCCTGGTGGTCAGCGCCTTCGAGGGCACGGTGGTGACCAGCGCCATGCCCACCATCACCCGCGAGCTGGGCGGACAGCACCTCTACTCGTGGGTTTTCTCCGCCTTCCTCTTCGCGTCCACCGTGGGCGTGCTCATCTCCGGCAAGCTGGCGGACCGGCTGGGCCGCAAGCCGGTGTTCTTCGCCGGCATGGGGTTGTTCCTGGTGGGCTCCGCGCTGTGCGGGCTCGCCGACTCCGTGCAGGGGCTCATCGCCTTCCGCGTGTTGCAGGGGCTGGGCGCGGGCGCGCTCCAACCCACCACGCTCACCATCAGCGCGGACCTCTACACCCTGCGGGAGCGCGCCGCGGTGCAGGGGCTCTTCACCGGCGCCTGGGGCGCGGGCAACGCGGTGGGGCCGCTCATCGGCGGCTGGCTGGTGATGCACGCCTCGTGGCGGTGGGTGTTCCTCGTCAACGTGCCGGTGGGGCTCTTCGCGGCCCTGCTGCTCTACTTCTCCTACCGCGACCCGCCGCGCCGCGCGGACGTGCGGTTGGATCGCTGGGGCCCCGCGCTCGCTGGCGGCTCGGCCGCGCTGCTGCTGTTCTCGCTGGAGCCGGGGCAGGTGGGGCTGCGGTGGGCGTGTCTCGCGGGCGCGGTCGCCCTGGGGACGGCGCTGGTGCGTCAGCAGCGCGGCTCGACGGCGCCGCTCCTTCCCATGGAGCTGCTGACGGACCGGACCGTGCTGTGCGGCGTCGCGGGAGGCATCGCCGGTGGCGCGCTGCTCTACAGCATGGCCGCGTGGGTGCCGCTGTGGATGACGGAGAAGGGGGGACAGACGCCCATCGTCGCGGGCGTGGCGCTGCTGCCCATGCTGCTGGGCTGGTCCGTGGGGTCGTCGTTCGGCGTGAAGCTGTTGGTTCGCGGCGGGATGCGGCTGAGCGCGGGCGTGGGCTTCGCCGTGGCGGCGACGGGGGCGGGGCTGCTGGCGCTCACGGCCGCGCTGGAGCTGGGCACGCTCGCCGCGCTGGCCTCGCTGGCGGTGCTGGGCATGGGCCTGGGGCCGGCCGCGAGCACGTCGCTCATCGGTCCCCAGTCGCGCGCGCCCTGGCATCACCGGGGCATCGTCACCAGCAGCCTCTATGCGACGCGGCTGTTGGGGGGCTCGCTCACGGTGGCCGCCCTGGCCCTGGCGCGAGGCCACTTCGCCGCGCAGTTCGCCCTGGCCGGCTCGCTGGCCGCCGTGGTGGCGCTGGGCCTGTTCCTGCTGGCTCCCGGGAAGGCCGCCCTGACGGAGTCCTGA
- a CDS encoding serine/threonine-protein kinase — protein sequence MASTEEDSGGVMYLGTPPEPRTREAPQHPAAHDDHPWGPAPVTPPPAVSLADTLRPVTPVSPHGTLLQGIVTPGPPSSQARGLVPGQLVAARYRVERWLGAGGSSTVYEATDLLLGLRVALKVLATPHAEPSTVARFRQEVEHARALEHVNILRVFDVGLDGDRHFLTVEFLEGMDLRQRMLERRPTLAEALRWLTHAAVALEHAHGRGVLHRDVKPANLFITRTGVLKLMDFGLAKSTHVAGTTTQGAVLGTPEYMAPEQVMGSPPLSPATDLYALGVVAYELCTGQLPFRHTDPVPLMFLHVQQPPVPPRTLRPGLPEPFERVILKLMEKQPEHRYASAGELRSALSKLWPFALSEVAARR from the coding sequence GTGGCTTCGACGGAAGAAGACTCCGGTGGAGTGATGTACCTGGGCACGCCACCGGAGCCCAGGACGCGGGAGGCGCCGCAACACCCCGCCGCGCACGATGACCACCCCTGGGGACCCGCGCCGGTGACGCCACCGCCGGCCGTGTCCCTGGCGGACACGCTGCGCCCGGTGACTCCCGTGTCGCCCCATGGGACGCTGCTCCAGGGCATCGTCACCCCTGGCCCGCCCTCCTCCCAGGCGCGGGGGCTCGTCCCCGGACAGCTCGTGGCCGCGCGCTACCGCGTGGAGCGCTGGCTGGGCGCCGGGGGCAGCTCGACGGTGTACGAGGCCACCGACCTGCTGCTGGGGTTGCGCGTGGCCCTCAAGGTGCTGGCCACGCCCCACGCGGAGCCGAGCACGGTGGCGCGCTTCCGCCAGGAGGTGGAGCACGCCCGGGCGCTGGAGCACGTCAACATCCTGCGCGTCTTCGACGTGGGCCTGGACGGCGACCGCCACTTCCTCACCGTCGAGTTCCTGGAGGGGATGGACCTGCGCCAGCGGATGCTGGAGCGCAGGCCCACGCTGGCGGAGGCGCTGCGCTGGCTGACCCACGCCGCCGTCGCGCTGGAGCACGCGCACGGGCGCGGCGTGCTGCACCGGGACGTCAAGCCCGCCAACCTCTTCATCACCCGGACGGGCGTGCTCAAGCTGATGGACTTCGGCCTGGCCAAGAGCACCCACGTCGCGGGGACGACCACGCAGGGCGCGGTGCTCGGCACGCCGGAGTACATGGCCCCCGAGCAGGTCATGGGCAGCCCGCCCCTGTCCCCCGCGACGGACCTGTACGCCCTGGGCGTGGTGGCCTACGAGCTGTGCACGGGCCAGCTCCCGTTCCGCCACACCGACCCGGTGCCGCTGATGTTCCTGCACGTGCAGCAGCCGCCCGTGCCGCCCCGCACGCTCCGCCCCGGCCTCCCCGAGCCCTTCGAGCGCGTCATCCTGAAGCTGATGGAGAAGCAGCCGGAGCACCGCTACGCGAGCGCGGGGGAGCTGCGCTCCGCGCTCTCGAAGCTGTGGCCCTTCGCCCTCAGCGAGGTGGCAGCGAGACGGTGA
- a CDS encoding YqaA family protein yields the protein MPDTTLLVAWGLPGLFLVAVLAGSVVPVPSEALLAALIYGGASPWVATGVATVGNVLGALSLYVLGRWVARGGGGALGRWYARRRASEGPRMARVEARLRTWGAPALVMSWVPLVGDAFVIAGGVVGVRPLPFFVFVTLGKGLRYVFVAMSTAAALSS from the coding sequence ATGCCCGATACCACCCTCCTCGTCGCCTGGGGACTCCCAGGGCTCTTCCTCGTCGCGGTGCTCGCGGGGTCGGTGGTGCCCGTGCCGTCCGAGGCCCTGCTGGCCGCGCTCATCTACGGCGGGGCCTCGCCCTGGGTCGCCACGGGGGTGGCCACGGTGGGCAACGTGCTGGGCGCGCTGTCGCTCTATGTGCTGGGGCGGTGGGTGGCCCGCGGGGGCGGTGGCGCGCTGGGGCGTTGGTACGCGCGGCGCCGCGCCAGCGAGGGGCCTCGCATGGCCCGCGTGGAGGCCCGGCTGCGCACCTGGGGCGCGCCCGCGCTGGTGATGTCGTGGGTGCCGTTGGTGGGCGACGCGTTCGTCATCGCCGGAGGCGTGGTGGGTGTCAGGCCCTTGCCATTCTTCGTCTTCGTCACGCTGGGCAAGGGTCTGCGCTACGTGTTCGTCGCGATGTCCACCGCGGCGGCGCTCTCCTCGTAG
- a CDS encoding lamin tail domain-containing protein, whose amino-acid sequence MRTTVVSSSVVPPSWRPWAAALAFVLTACGGGVELSTQDVLLDAREDSLASVRVRLMAANLSSGTGQDYDPGHGIRIFQGTDPDVVMIQEFNYKTDSAADIRAFVDTAFGTGFSYYREAGAQIPNGIISRWPILESGEWDDPQVTNRDFAWARIDIPGPKDLWAVSVHLLTSNASTRNSEATSLVNFIKSKVPAADYLVIGGDFNTGSRSEACFTTFAQVVSTASPYPADRNGNTNTNASRGSPYDHVLVDGDLRAYQTAVVIGSSSFANGLVADTRVYSPISELSPALSTDSGASGMQHMAVIKDFLVPGDTVSSSLTVTSPNGGESWTAGSARTITWTASGVSTVKVEYTLDGGTWTTLASSVSASAGSLAWTLPSTASTAARVRVTDTASATTTDTSDGAFTITATTGGTGTLLINEVLVNEPGSDTNGEFVELVNTGSAAVSIGGWTLSDATSVRHTFAAGTTVAAGGVVVVFGGAAGIPSGTPGAVAASTGSLVLGNSGDTVTVKNASGTVVDSATLSSAVSGTDGVSANRSPDVSAGASFVLHTTLSSLSSSPGRRASGAAF is encoded by the coding sequence GTGCGAACCACCGTGGTCTCCTCGAGTGTCGTACCCCCGTCGTGGCGTCCCTGGGCCGCCGCGCTCGCCTTCGTGCTCACCGCCTGTGGAGGCGGTGTCGAGCTCTCCACGCAAGACGTCTTGCTGGACGCGCGCGAGGACTCGCTCGCCAGCGTCCGCGTCCGCCTCATGGCGGCCAACCTCTCCAGCGGGACGGGGCAGGACTACGACCCGGGCCACGGCATCCGCATCTTCCAGGGCACCGACCCCGACGTCGTGATGATTCAAGAGTTCAATTACAAGACGGACTCCGCGGCGGACATCCGCGCGTTCGTCGACACCGCGTTCGGCACGGGCTTCTCGTACTACCGGGAGGCCGGCGCGCAGATTCCCAACGGCATCATCAGCCGCTGGCCCATCCTCGAGTCGGGGGAGTGGGACGACCCGCAGGTGACCAACCGCGACTTCGCGTGGGCTCGCATCGACATCCCCGGTCCCAAGGACCTCTGGGCGGTGAGCGTGCACCTGCTGACCTCGAACGCCAGCACGCGCAACTCGGAGGCCACCAGCCTGGTCAACTTCATCAAGTCCAAGGTCCCGGCGGCCGACTACCTGGTCATCGGCGGGGACTTCAACACCGGCAGCCGGAGCGAGGCGTGCTTCACCACGTTCGCCCAGGTGGTGTCGACGGCCAGCCCCTATCCGGCGGACCGCAATGGCAACACCAACACCAACGCGAGCCGCGGCTCGCCCTACGACCACGTGCTCGTGGACGGTGATTTGCGCGCCTACCAGACGGCGGTGGTGATTGGCTCCAGCTCGTTCGCCAACGGGCTGGTGGCGGACACGCGCGTGTACTCGCCCATCTCCGAGTTGTCCCCGGCGCTGTCGACCGACAGCGGCGCCTCCGGCATGCAGCACATGGCCGTCATCAAGGACTTCCTCGTCCCCGGCGACACGGTCTCCTCCAGCCTGACGGTGACGTCGCCCAACGGCGGGGAGAGCTGGACGGCGGGCAGCGCGCGGACCATCACCTGGACGGCCTCCGGCGTCTCCACCGTGAAGGTGGAGTACACGCTCGACGGCGGCACCTGGACGACGCTGGCCTCCAGCGTCTCCGCCTCCGCGGGGAGCCTGGCCTGGACCCTGCCGTCCACCGCGAGCACCGCGGCGCGCGTGCGCGTGACGGACACCGCCAGCGCCACCACCACCGACACCAGCGACGGGGCCTTCACCATCACCGCCACGACCGGCGGCACCGGCACGCTGCTCATCAACGAGGTGCTGGTGAACGAGCCCGGCTCGGACACCAACGGCGAGTTCGTGGAGCTGGTCAACACGGGCTCGGCGGCGGTGAGCATCGGCGGGTGGACGCTGTCGGACGCGACGAGCGTGCGGCACACCTTCGCCGCCGGGACGACGGTGGCCGCGGGCGGCGTGGTGGTGGTGTTCGGCGGGGCGGCGGGCATCCCCTCCGGCACGCCGGGCGCGGTGGCCGCGTCCACGGGCTCCCTGGTCCTGGGCAACAGCGGTGACACGGTGACGGTGAAGAACGCGTCGGGCACGGTGGTGGACAGCGCCACGCTGTCGTCCGCCGTGTCGGGCACGGACGGGGTGTCCGCGAACCGGAGCCCGGACGTCTCCGCCGGCGCGTCCTTCGTGCTCCACACCACGCTGTCGAGCCTGTCGTCCTCGCCGGGCCGGCGCGCCAGCGGCGCGGCGTTCTGA
- a CDS encoding AI-2E family transporter gives MASEQTARRVFTGLILLSILLMALVIRPFAKGFFLAAVLAGVLYGLHARLTRRLRGRKNVSAGLICTAVILALLLPVGGLTAFVVAEVTEGAQFVARTVQQEGVEGLVQKLPGPVRKGVERLMERLPVEEAHLDETLQQQVSSRGGTAARAVTGAVAATGSIALQTVMMLIALFFFLTDGRELVRWLESVSPLRPGETLEIMREFRSVSGAVLASSLATAGVQALAALVGFLIVQVPAPLFFAGVAFFMALIPAVGAAIVVLVAAALMFFSGHPWAALFLAVWGTVVVGLVDNIVKPLLAKRGMHQHGAIVFFALLGGLAAFGTVGLLLGPLIVAFFLALVRIHERDYGRNHPRPDSPPTPGRAPPQEADAGGPRGPLTAGPGERH, from the coding sequence ATGGCTTCCGAGCAGACCGCCCGCCGGGTGTTCACGGGCCTCATCCTGCTGTCCATCCTGCTGATGGCGCTGGTCATCCGGCCGTTCGCCAAGGGGTTCTTCCTGGCGGCGGTGCTGGCGGGGGTGCTGTATGGCCTGCACGCGCGGCTGACCCGCAGGCTGCGCGGCCGCAAGAACGTGTCGGCGGGTCTCATCTGCACCGCCGTCATCCTCGCGTTGCTGCTGCCGGTGGGGGGCCTCACCGCGTTCGTCGTCGCCGAGGTGACCGAGGGCGCGCAGTTCGTCGCGAGGACGGTGCAGCAGGAGGGCGTGGAGGGCCTGGTGCAGAAGCTGCCCGGCCCGGTGCGCAAGGGCGTCGAGCGCCTCATGGAGCGGCTGCCGGTGGAGGAGGCCCACCTGGACGAGACGCTCCAGCAACAGGTGAGCAGCCGGGGCGGGACGGCGGCGCGCGCGGTGACGGGGGCGGTGGCGGCCACCGGCTCCATCGCCCTCCAGACGGTGATGATGCTCATCGCCCTGTTCTTCTTCCTCACGGACGGACGGGAGCTGGTGCGCTGGCTGGAGAGCGTGTCGCCGCTGCGGCCGGGCGAGACGTTGGAAATCATGCGGGAGTTCCGCAGCGTGTCCGGCGCGGTGCTCGCGTCCTCGCTGGCCACCGCCGGGGTGCAGGCGCTCGCGGCCCTCGTCGGCTTCCTCATCGTCCAGGTGCCCGCGCCGCTGTTCTTCGCGGGCGTCGCCTTCTTCATGGCCCTCATCCCCGCGGTGGGCGCGGCCATCGTCGTGCTGGTGGCCGCCGCGCTGATGTTCTTCAGCGGACACCCCTGGGCGGCGCTGTTCCTCGCCGTGTGGGGCACGGTGGTGGTGGGCCTGGTGGACAACATCGTCAAGCCGCTGCTGGCCAAGCGCGGCATGCACCAGCACGGCGCCATCGTCTTCTTCGCGCTGCTGGGGGGACTCGCGGCGTTCGGGACGGTGGGCCTCTTGCTGGGCCCCCTCATCGTCGCCTTCTTCCTGGCCCTGGTGCGCATCCACGAGCGCGACTACGGCCGCAACCACCCGCGCCCCGACAGCCCTCCCACGCCCGGTCGCGCGCCGCCGCAGGAAGCGGACGCGGGGGGCCCCCGAGGTCCCCTGACCGCGGGCCCGGGTGAGCGGCACTGA
- a CDS encoding DoxX family protein — protein MPAFESTQFTVWLLQALCATFLAILFLQSGLDKVVDWKGNLGWLTGHFSKSPLRGVVPLMLGVITLMEVCAGALSAAGVVALVVTGSAFLAFLGALVSAVALVCLFFGQRMAKDYAGAGGLVPYFLLALAAVYLTRQG, from the coding sequence ATGCCGGCATTCGAATCGACCCAGTTCACCGTGTGGCTGCTCCAGGCGCTGTGCGCCACCTTCCTGGCCATCCTCTTCCTCCAGTCCGGGCTGGACAAGGTGGTGGACTGGAAGGGCAACCTGGGCTGGCTCACGGGCCACTTCTCCAAGAGCCCCCTGCGGGGCGTGGTGCCGCTGATGCTCGGCGTCATCACCCTGATGGAGGTCTGCGCCGGCGCGCTGAGCGCCGCGGGCGTGGTGGCGCTCGTCGTCACCGGCTCCGCGTTCCTGGCCTTCCTCGGCGCGCTCGTGTCCGCGGTGGCGCTGGTGTGCCTGTTCTTCGGCCAGCGCATGGCCAAGGACTACGCGGGCGCGGGCGGCCTGGTGCCGTACTTCCTGCTCGCGCTGGCGGCCGTGTACCTCACCCGCCAGGGCTGA
- a CDS encoding threonine/serine ThrE exporter family protein has translation MAVPPEIAASLQHLPPPPGPAVAFALRLGEALHRYGTPAHRLEGLMQRVSERLGIEGRFFSTPTSLFASFGPPESLRTSLIRVEPGDMDLERLTLLDILADDVIHARLTPEEGALRVEAILASPPRFGPALQVLCWALAGGAGARLFGGGLREMVVATVSSLLIGMLSELTQRQPTTARVLEPVAAILSSALAVLAASVLGPLQVQVATLAGLIVLLPGLTLTVALNELATRNLISGTSRLTGAAVVFLQLGFGVALGSRLSVLLPPPAILPPAEPLPSWTQGAALAIAGLAIGVLFRARPRDWGWIAAAGTFAFTGARYGSEVLGPQMGAFVGALLLGIGGNVLARLRNKPSVTIVVPGLMLLVPGSVGFRSLSSLLERDVVAGVDTAFNMLMVAVALVAGLLSANALVPPRKVL, from the coding sequence GTGGCCGTCCCCCCCGAAATCGCCGCCTCGCTGCAACACCTGCCGCCGCCCCCCGGTCCCGCCGTCGCCTTCGCGCTGCGCCTGGGAGAGGCGCTCCACCGCTACGGCACGCCCGCGCACCGGCTGGAGGGGCTGATGCAGCGCGTGTCCGAGCGGCTGGGCATCGAGGGGCGCTTCTTCTCCACGCCCACGTCGCTGTTCGCGTCGTTCGGCCCGCCGGAGTCCTTGCGCACCAGCCTCATCCGCGTGGAGCCCGGGGACATGGACCTGGAGCGGCTGACGCTGCTGGACATCCTCGCGGACGACGTCATCCACGCGCGACTCACGCCCGAGGAGGGCGCGCTGCGCGTGGAGGCCATCCTCGCGAGCCCGCCGCGCTTCGGGCCGGCGCTCCAGGTGCTGTGCTGGGCCCTGGCGGGCGGCGCCGGGGCGCGCCTATTCGGCGGTGGACTGAGGGAGATGGTGGTGGCCACGGTGAGCAGCCTGCTCATCGGCATGCTGAGCGAGCTGACGCAGCGCCAGCCCACCACCGCGCGGGTGCTGGAGCCGGTGGCGGCCATCCTCTCCTCCGCGCTGGCGGTGCTGGCCGCGAGCGTCCTGGGGCCGCTGCAGGTGCAGGTGGCCACGCTGGCGGGCCTCATCGTCCTGCTGCCCGGCCTGACGCTGACGGTGGCGCTCAACGAGCTGGCCACCCGCAACCTCATCTCCGGCACCTCGCGCCTCACCGGCGCGGCGGTGGTGTTCCTGCAGCTGGGCTTCGGCGTGGCGCTGGGCAGCCGGCTCTCCGTGCTGCTGCCGCCGCCCGCCATCCTCCCGCCCGCCGAGCCGCTGCCCTCCTGGACCCAGGGCGCGGCGCTGGCCATCGCGGGGCTGGCCATCGGCGTGCTGTTCCGCGCGCGCCCTCGGGACTGGGGGTGGATCGCCGCCGCGGGGACGTTCGCCTTCACCGGGGCGCGGTATGGCTCGGAGGTGCTGGGCCCGCAGATGGGCGCCTTCGTGGGGGCGCTGCTGCTGGGCATCGGCGGCAACGTGCTGGCGCGGCTGCGCAACAAGCCCTCCGTCACCATCGTCGTGCCCGGGCTGATGCTGCTGGTGCCCGGCAGCGTGGGCTTCCGCAGCCTGTCGTCCCTGCTGGAGCGGGACGTGGTGGCCGGCGTGGACACGGCCTTCAACATGCTGATGGTGGCCGTGGCGCTGGTGGCGGGCCTGCTGTCCGCCAACGCCCTGGTCCCGCCGCGCAAGGTGCTCTGA
- a CDS encoding pseudouridine synthase yields MARGQKTPRWLEAARRRGGAAPSPDGRSDWLARALGRAGVLPRADAEAAIREGRVEVDGRVEREPFAPVHSGSQVKVDGRARVLATASRVLMFHKPAGPVVHGSDPEGVGTVFERLRAVLPEDLLGYEWFAVGRLDRDTTGLLLFTNDERLVRHGTSPQTHLSKRYVARVVGHPGEAALQRLRDGLELEDGPTRPAQARSRALDVVELTLTEGRHHQVKRMLAAVGHPVLALHREAVGGLSLDVPEGAWRELRSEEVREGLGFLPV; encoded by the coding sequence ATGGCGCGTGGACAGAAGACGCCCCGGTGGTTGGAGGCGGCGAGGCGCAGGGGCGGCGCCGCGCCTTCGCCGGACGGACGCTCGGACTGGCTGGCGCGGGCGCTGGGGCGCGCGGGCGTCCTGCCTCGCGCGGACGCGGAGGCCGCGATTCGCGAGGGGCGGGTGGAGGTGGACGGCCGGGTGGAGCGCGAGCCCTTTGCCCCCGTGCACTCTGGAAGTCAGGTGAAGGTGGATGGCCGGGCGCGGGTGCTGGCCACGGCGTCGCGGGTGTTGATGTTCCACAAGCCGGCGGGGCCGGTGGTGCATGGCTCGGACCCGGAGGGCGTGGGCACGGTGTTCGAGCGGCTGCGCGCCGTGTTGCCGGAGGACCTGCTCGGGTACGAGTGGTTCGCGGTGGGCCGGTTGGACCGCGACACCACGGGGCTGCTGCTGTTCACCAACGACGAGCGGCTGGTGCGGCACGGCACCTCGCCGCAGACGCACCTGTCCAAGCGCTACGTGGCGCGCGTGGTGGGGCACCCCGGCGAGGCCGCGCTCCAGCGCTTGCGGGATGGATTGGAGCTGGAGGATGGGCCCACGCGCCCGGCCCAGGCGCGCTCGCGCGCGCTGGACGTGGTGGAGCTGACGCTGACGGAGGGGCGCCACCACCAGGTGAAGCGGATGCTGGCGGCGGTGGGCCATCCGGTGCTGGCGCTGCACCGCGAGGCCGTGGGCGGCCTGTCGCTGGACGTGCCCGAGGGCGCGTGGCGCGAGCTGCGCTCCGAGGAGGTCCGCGAGGGCCTGGGGTTTCTCCCTGTGTGA